A region of Bacteroidota bacterium DNA encodes the following proteins:
- a CDS encoding EI24 domain-containing protein, giving the protein MALLNNFKLGVRSYGDAHRFIRKHRLWGYVFLPALINAVLVTILAIGSWHLIANFSNLIFDSLGLSGETGGWLSYLFSFLRFLIKALFWMLLFMLYSYVFKYIVLIILSPMLAILSEKTAHLLTGAAYPFSFKNFIHDVWRGIRIALRNTFVELGWILLFWIIGFIPIIGFISPVFLFFVSCYFYGFSMIDYNNERNRLSIRESIRFVRKNRGLAVANGMIFYLVFFFVPIIGFLVAPAYAIVAATLAVHETANKNQT; this is encoded by the coding sequence ATGGCGCTGCTTAATAACTTTAAACTGGGTGTTCGCTCTTACGGCGATGCACACCGCTTTATCCGCAAACACCGGCTATGGGGATATGTGTTTTTACCGGCGCTTATCAATGCAGTACTTGTAACAATACTTGCCATTGGAAGCTGGCATCTGATTGCCAATTTCAGCAACCTGATATTTGATTCACTGGGATTGTCGGGCGAAACAGGCGGATGGCTCAGCTATCTGTTCTCCTTTCTGCGGTTTCTGATAAAAGCGCTGTTCTGGATGCTGCTGTTCATGCTGTACTCATACGTCTTCAAGTACATTGTATTAATCATTCTTTCGCCCATGCTGGCCATACTTTCAGAAAAGACAGCCCACCTGCTTACCGGTGCAGCTTATCCGTTCAGTTTCAAAAATTTTATACATGACGTGTGGCGCGGTATACGCATCGCTCTGCGCAATACATTCGTAGAACTGGGTTGGATACTGTTGTTCTGGATTATTGGATTTATTCCGATAATAGGATTTATAAGTCCGGTATTCCTGTTTTTTGTTTCCTGCTATTTCTACGGCTTCTCAATGATTGATTATAACAACGAGCGTAACAGATTATCAATCAGGGAAAGCATTCGCTTTGTTCGTAAAAACAGGGGTTTGGCCGTGGCCAACGGCATGATTTTTTACCTCGTTTTTTTCTTTGTCCCGATTATTGGATTTTTGGTAGCGCCGGCATACGCCATTGTTGCTGCAACCCTTGCCGTTCATGAAACAGCGAACAAAAACCAAACTTAA